The nucleotide window GAGCAGGGCGGGGATAATGAACCGAACGAAGGAGGAGGTTTCCCCCCAGATATCGCACTACGTCGTCATAGAAGGAACTTACGCCGAGCTCCTCGAGAAAGCAGAGGGGATAGAACCCGTTGAGACGGCCCTGGATGAGCTCAGATTTGCGTATGAAGAGATAACCCGAGACTGGAAAGTGGGGGAGAAAAAGGGCCTGGAGAGGCTCTTTGACGAGTCAGACCTCGGAAAGCTGATAGTGGTCACGGCCCTTATGGAGGCAGGGGCAGTTGCCGAGGAAGATGGAACGCTCGTTCTGAACGAAACCGTGCCCCTGGACGTCCTCAAGGTGGAGCTGCGCTTCCCCATAGACGATATTGAAGAGTACCTGGAGGACATAGAGGAGCGCTTTAAAACGGGCATGGTCACGGAGTACACCCTCGAAAAGAGGTACTTCGTGGAGGTTATGGAGGTGGATAGAGACCTCGTCGAGGCGGCTCTTGAGATAGCGGGTGAGTACGCCACGGAGGAGAGCGTGGTCGAGGCGATGTTCGATGGTATAGCCCGCTCGGTTCTGGCGGACGTTATACTTGAGCTGGCCGAGAGGCACAGGCGCAAGAACGAGCTGATGGAGGCCATAATGGAGAGGGAACCTATAGTCGTTGAAGGCGAGCGCGAGAGGGTGAACATATACTTCGACGAAGATGCCATAGAGGATTTTCTCAAGGAGCTCCAGAGCCTCGGCTACCTGAAGGTGAAGGGCAACAGGATATGGGTTTGATTTCCCTTTCCCGCTTTCCTCATCCGTAAAATTTTAAAAGGGCTTTTCTCACCTAACGCCGGAGGTGGTGGAAGTGGCGGAGCTGAAGGCGGTTATATTCTATGACCGCGACGGCACCCGCTACTACCACTGCCCGCGCTGTGGAAGACTCTTCAGAACATCCAAGGACTACACCAGGCACGTGAACAGGGCCCACGGGCACCTGTTCCGGAAGTGATCCACTATTC belongs to Thermococcus camini and includes:
- a CDS encoding nucleotide-binding protein, with amino-acid sequence MVEVAELKAVIFYDRDGTRYYHCPRCGRLFRTSKDYTRHVNRAHGHLFRK